GTCGGCGTACTGCAGGCCGTAGCCACATATAAGCAACTGCTGCCGCAGGCCACAGGCAGGCGGTCGCCAGCAGCCAGCCCACAAGCGAAATGCCTACGCTGTTTACGCGCATACGATGCATGTCGAGTGCGATGCCGAGTGCCGTCAACACGGCCCCCAAGATCCAGAACACGATGAGCAAGAACATTTCCCCTCGAATTATCCAATATTCGCATACAGAATAATATTAATGTGCATTTAGAATTTTTGGAATGCCACATCCACTCCATGACCATCGCTATCAGCAGATCGCAACGCTGTTAGCACAGTTGCGCAAAGAGCGGGGGTGGCTGCAGCAGGAGGTGGCTGAGCGCTTGGGCAGGAATCAAACCTTCGTTTCCAAATACGAGAGCGGGGCTCGT
The sequence above is a segment of the Variovorax terrae genome. Coding sequences within it:
- a CDS encoding helix-turn-helix domain-containing protein, which codes for MPHPLHDHRYQQIATLLAQLRKERGWLQQEVAERLGRNQTFVSKYESGARRIDLIELLDILRALEVDPHEFVDQIQSQLATALPR